Within Acidobacteriota bacterium, the genomic segment ATCCAGAAGATCTCGTCTTCGACGACCAGGTAGCTTTGCAGGAGTTTCTGGGTGACATCCTGGGTGATGTCGATGAAGGCCATGTAGTCGTTGAATCGCATCCGAATCAGACTGTTGTCCGTCGCCATTTACCACTCCGGCCGTATCATCCGACACTGTAATGCTACCAGCATGGCGCCTCGGAATTCAAGGTTTTTTCCACGGGTTTGGCGTGTTTCCGTTGTGCGGGCGCCGGGGGGAGGGACCTGGGGGGGATCGGGCCCCCGGACGAGCGGAAAGTCCGATCCCGGATGGCGGGACGTGCATCCAAGAGTCCTGCGGGCCGCTCGGAGCTTCCCCCCCCGGATAATTGTTCCCCGGTGGCGGAAGGCTGTGCTATAGTTGGTCAAATCCATCCAGGAGGTCCTCATGGACAAGACGGAAGCCTTGAACATTCTGAAGAGCGCCATCCTCTTTGAAAGGAAGGGAAAAGCCTTTTACGAGCACGCGGCGAAGACCACTCGGTCCGACTCCCTCCGGAAGGTGTTCGAGATGATGGGGGCGGAGGAGGACGGTCACGTGGACTTCCTCTCCGCCCAGTACCGCAAGCTCGAAAACACGGGCAGTTTCGACGCCGACGCGACGCCGGGGGCGGCGGGGGACTTCGCCGTGGAGATCCTGACGGAGGCCGTCCGGAAGGAGGTCGCCGCCGCCGGGTACGAGGCGGCTGCCATCTCGGCCGCCCTGGCCATGGAGGACCGGGCGGTGAAGTTCTACGGGGACCGCGCCGCGGCTTCCGACGACGCGGCCGAGCGCCGGATGTACCAGTGGCTCTCCGATTGGGAGAAGACGCACCTGAACCTCCTGTCGCGGCTCGACCGCGAGCTGACGGAGAGCGTCTGGAACGACAACCGGTTCTGGCCCATGGACTGACGGCCGGCCCGCGGCCGCGACACCTTACCAGGAGGACACGCCCCATGTTTTTTCAGAACATCGACGAGATCCTGCGGTTCGCCATCAGCAAGGAAGAGTCCTCGGCGGCCTTCTACCAATCGCTGGCCGCGAAGGTCTCCCGGCCGTGGATGCGGGACGCCTTCGAGGAGTTCGCCCGGGAGGAACTCGGCCACAAGGCCCGGCTGGAGACGGTCCTGTCCGGTGCGCGGCCCGCTTTCCCGGACGGGGCTGCGGGGAAGGTTACCGACCTCCGGATCGGCGACTACCTGGCCGACGTGGAGCCCACGCCCGACATGGAGTACCAGGAGGCGCTGATCCTGGCCATGAAGATGGAGAAGCTGGCCTTCAAGCTCTACACCGACGTGGCCGCCCTCACGCCGGACCCGGCCATGAAGGCTCTCCTGGGCTCCCTGGCCCAGGAGGAGGCGAAGCACAAGCTGCGCTTCGAGCTGGAGTACGACCAGTACGTGAACAAGGAAAACTGAACCGGCTCCGGCCCCGCCTTCCCGGCGCGGGCCAGGGCCGGTACCCCCCCTCAAGGAGACGACGGACAATGGAAGAGCGAAAAGTGACCTTTCTCGGAAACCCACTGACCCTCGAGGGCACTCCGCCTTCGGTGGGGGCGCCGCTCCCGGGCTTCACGGCCCTGGACAACGGCCTGGCGCCCGTCGACATCGCGTCCTTCCGCGGGAAGGTGGTGGTGATCTCCGTGGTGCCCTCGCTGGACACGCCGGTCTGCGACGCCCAGACCCGCAAGTTCAACCAGGCGGCCACCGGCTTCTCCCCGGACGTGGTGGTCGTCACCCTCAGCATGGACCTGCCCTTCGCCCAGAAGCGCTGGTGCGGCGCCGCGGGCGTGGATCGGGTGGTCACCCTCTCCGACCACCGGGACGCCGCCTTCGGCCGGGCATGCGGGCTGTTGATCCGGGAGCTTCGCCTGCTGTCCCGGGCCGTCCTGGTCCTGGACCGGGAGGGGGTCGTCCGGTACGTCCAGGTCCTCGACGAGATCACCCACGAGCCCGACTACGAGGCGGCGCTGGACGCCGTCCGCCGATTGGGGTGAGCCGGCCGGTCGGTGGAAGGAGGAGCGATGGGTATTCAATTCAA encodes:
- a CDS encoding ferritin family protein, whose protein sequence is MDKTEALNILKSAILFERKGKAFYEHAAKTTRSDSLRKVFEMMGAEEDGHVDFLSAQYRKLENTGSFDADATPGAAGDFAVEILTEAVRKEVAAAGYEAAAISAALAMEDRAVKFYGDRAAASDDAAERRMYQWLSDWEKTHLNLLSRLDRELTESVWNDNRFWPMD
- the tpx gene encoding thiol peroxidase → MEERKVTFLGNPLTLEGTPPSVGAPLPGFTALDNGLAPVDIASFRGKVVVISVVPSLDTPVCDAQTRKFNQAATGFSPDVVVVTLSMDLPFAQKRWCGAAGVDRVVTLSDHRDAAFGRACGLLIRELRLLSRAVLVLDREGVVRYVQVLDEITHEPDYEAALDAVRRLG
- a CDS encoding ferritin family protein — translated: MFFQNIDEILRFAISKEESSAAFYQSLAAKVSRPWMRDAFEEFAREELGHKARLETVLSGARPAFPDGAAGKVTDLRIGDYLADVEPTPDMEYQEALILAMKMEKLAFKLYTDVAALTPDPAMKALLGSLAQEEAKHKLRFELEYDQYVNKEN